From the genome of Brevibacterium sp. JSBI002, one region includes:
- a CDS encoding PucR family transcriptional regulator, protein MMSDAETLRRRAETARRLRAGVGVLSSVTLQRLEAQLPWYRSMSSSDRSWVGLLAQSGISSFVDWYRKPDTNLRVVSDIFKTAPRDLIRAISLQQTLQLLKIVVEVVEERVPDIARPVEQPALREAVLIYSREIAFAAADVYARAAEARGSWDARLEAMVVDALVRGDSVDELASRTAAFGWQSEGPVCVIVGRAPQRSAKKGLDGIRRKASRWADDALVGIHDNRLLIVLGGVTELDDAVEDLSDCFGPSEVIVGPAVPGLAEAATSAKAAIRALKAATARPDSPRPVKADDLLPERALSGDQIALTELIERYYEPLTSGTGQLLKTVSAYVEFGSSLEATAKALSVHPNTVRYRLRKITDAIGLDPTTSRDAFVIHIALVYGRLSEDGVLSNSDKSHRDRSSVH, encoded by the coding sequence ATGATGTCTGATGCCGAGACCTTGCGCCGTCGTGCCGAAACCGCCCGCAGACTGCGCGCCGGAGTCGGCGTCCTGTCATCGGTGACTCTGCAGCGGCTGGAGGCTCAGCTGCCCTGGTACCGCTCGATGTCGTCGTCAGACCGCTCCTGGGTGGGGCTGCTCGCCCAATCGGGCATCTCCTCGTTCGTCGATTGGTACCGCAAGCCCGATACGAATCTGCGCGTGGTCTCCGACATCTTCAAAACCGCGCCACGCGACCTCATCCGGGCCATCAGCCTGCAGCAGACCCTGCAGCTGCTCAAGATCGTCGTCGAGGTCGTCGAGGAACGCGTTCCGGACATCGCTCGTCCCGTCGAGCAACCGGCGCTGCGCGAGGCCGTGCTCATCTACTCCCGGGAGATCGCGTTCGCCGCGGCCGATGTCTACGCCCGGGCCGCAGAGGCCAGAGGCAGCTGGGACGCGCGACTCGAGGCGATGGTCGTCGACGCTCTCGTCCGCGGAGACTCCGTCGACGAACTCGCCAGCCGGACCGCTGCCTTCGGCTGGCAGTCAGAGGGCCCCGTGTGCGTCATCGTCGGCCGCGCCCCGCAGCGCTCGGCGAAGAAGGGATTGGACGGCATCCGCCGTAAGGCCAGTCGGTGGGCCGATGACGCGCTTGTGGGCATCCACGACAACCGTCTGCTCATCGTCCTCGGCGGCGTGACGGAACTCGACGATGCCGTCGAGGACCTCTCGGACTGCTTCGGACCCTCCGAAGTCATCGTCGGACCGGCAGTGCCGGGACTTGCCGAAGCGGCCACCTCGGCGAAGGCGGCGATCCGCGCGCTCAAGGCCGCGACCGCCCGCCCCGACTCCCCCCGCCCGGTGAAAGCCGATGATCTTCTGCCCGAACGCGCTCTGTCCGGGGACCAGATCGCCTTGACCGAACTCATCGAACGCTATTACGAACCGCTGACCTCGGGAACGGGCCAGCTGCTGAAGACCGTGAGCGCCTATGTCGAATTCGGGTCCTCGCTCGAAGCCACGGCCAAGGCACTGTCCGTGCATCCGAATACTGTGCGCTACCGACTGCGGAAGATCACCGACGCCATCGGGCTCGATCCGACGACATCGCGTGATGCCTTCGTCATCCACATCGCCTTGGTGTATGGGCGACTGTCCGAGGACGGCGTATTGTCGAACAGCGACAAATCTCACCGAGATCGGTCCAGTGTCCATTAG
- a CDS encoding beta-ketoacyl-[acyl-carrier-protein] synthase family protein — MTSKVVVTGIGAVTPLGATVDATWEAILAGQSGVHTMDNDWSEKYGLAVDFAAQVDPQVVPDNLKRVQAKRLDPSSQFALISAREAMADAGLEETDPERTAVSWATGIGGVWTLLDAWDTLQEEGPRRVMPLTVPMLMPNGPAAAIGMEFKARAGVQTLVSACASSTESLGHAYDVLASGKADIIIAGGSEAAIHPITLAAFNSMQALSRRTDSPETASRPYDVDRDGFVMGEGAGTLILETEEHAKARGAKIYAEVASWGISNDAYHITGGEPEGKHALAAMQQALDAGGLTAAEIKHVNAHATSTPIGDIPESLAISELLGDNVSDALVSATKSMTGHLLGGTGAVEAILTVKALQTRTAPPTINVDEVDPKVKGINIVRDTPADLPVGDIAAITNSFGFGGHNAVVAFRSV; from the coding sequence ATGACATCTAAAGTTGTCGTCACCGGAATCGGTGCGGTAACCCCCTTGGGCGCGACTGTCGATGCCACTTGGGAAGCCATTCTGGCCGGTCAGTCCGGCGTCCACACAATGGACAACGATTGGTCAGAGAAGTACGGCCTCGCCGTGGACTTCGCAGCGCAGGTCGACCCACAGGTCGTGCCCGACAATCTCAAACGGGTCCAGGCCAAACGCCTCGATCCTTCGAGCCAGTTCGCTCTCATCTCTGCTCGTGAAGCCATGGCCGATGCCGGTCTCGAGGAGACCGATCCGGAACGCACCGCCGTCTCCTGGGCCACCGGAATCGGCGGAGTCTGGACTCTGCTCGACGCCTGGGACACCCTGCAGGAGGAAGGCCCGCGCCGGGTCATGCCCCTGACAGTTCCCATGCTCATGCCCAACGGACCTGCAGCCGCTATCGGCATGGAATTCAAGGCTCGTGCCGGCGTGCAGACCCTGGTCTCCGCCTGCGCCTCATCGACCGAGAGCCTCGGCCACGCCTATGACGTTCTCGCTTCGGGCAAGGCCGACATCATCATCGCCGGCGGTTCGGAAGCAGCGATCCACCCGATCACTCTTGCCGCGTTCAATTCGATGCAGGCGCTGTCGCGTCGCACGGATTCGCCCGAGACCGCTTCGCGTCCCTATGACGTCGACCGCGACGGCTTCGTCATGGGCGAAGGTGCGGGCACGCTCATCCTCGAGACCGAGGAGCATGCGAAGGCTCGTGGAGCGAAGATCTACGCCGAGGTGGCCAGCTGGGGCATCTCGAACGACGCCTACCACATCACCGGCGGAGAGCCGGAGGGCAAGCACGCGCTGGCCGCCATGCAGCAGGCACTCGACGCCGGCGGGTTGACCGCCGCCGAAATCAAGCACGTCAACGCCCATGCCACGTCGACTCCTATCGGAGACATCCCGGAATCGCTGGCCATCAGCGAACTCCTCGGTGACAACGTCTCCGATGCACTGGTCTCGGCCACGAAGTCGATGACCGGACACCTCCTCGGAGGTACGGGTGCCGTGGAGGCGATCCTCACGGTCAAGGCGCTGCAGACTCGCACCGCTCCCCCGACCATCAACGTCGACGAAGTCGACCCGAAGGTCAAAGGGATCAACATCGTCCGTGACACTCCTGCGGATCTGCCTGTCGGCGATATCGCAGCGATCACGAACTCGTTCGGCTTCGGTGGTCATAACGCCGTCGTCGCGTTCCGCTCAGTCTGA
- a CDS encoding beta-ketoacyl-ACP synthase III — translation MPTLKTAELGTFSRIAGIGAYRAENLVTNDDIAGPINSSDEWIRQRTGIITRRRASKDVGVLDMCEEAALEAIASSGLKPEDIGGIIISTVTFEYFTPSAAAALTARLGTGPIPAWDISAACAGYCYGISQADALVRAGTMDNVLVIGAEKLSEVIDPEDRSISFILGDGAGAVVVTSADEPGISKTVWGSKGENWSTIRMTDSLYDIRDDRDLPFPTLRQDGPTVFRWAVWDGAEVAKEALAASGIEAEDLAAFIPHQANMRIIDELAKQLKLPESVVIARDIADNGNTSAASIPLATERLLREQPELSGGLALQMGFGAGLVYGAQVVRLP, via the coding sequence ATGCCTACACTCAAGACAGCCGAACTCGGCACTTTCTCCCGCATCGCCGGGATCGGCGCCTACCGAGCTGAGAACCTCGTCACCAATGACGATATCGCCGGTCCGATCAACTCCTCGGACGAGTGGATCCGTCAGCGCACGGGCATCATCACCCGGCGTCGGGCCAGCAAGGACGTCGGCGTGCTCGACATGTGCGAGGAAGCCGCGCTGGAGGCCATCGCCTCGTCCGGCCTGAAGCCTGAGGACATCGGCGGAATCATCATCTCCACCGTCACCTTCGAGTACTTCACCCCGTCTGCGGCGGCGGCTCTCACCGCTCGACTGGGCACCGGCCCGATCCCGGCCTGGGACATCAGCGCCGCCTGCGCCGGGTACTGCTACGGAATCTCCCAGGCCGATGCCCTGGTGCGGGCCGGAACCATGGACAACGTGCTGGTCATCGGTGCCGAGAAGCTCTCCGAGGTCATCGACCCCGAGGATCGGTCGATCTCGTTCATCCTCGGTGATGGCGCAGGCGCAGTGGTGGTGACCTCGGCCGATGAGCCGGGAATCTCGAAGACCGTGTGGGGTTCGAAGGGCGAGAACTGGTCGACCATCCGGATGACCGATTCGCTCTACGACATCCGCGATGACCGCGACCTGCCGTTCCCGACCCTGCGTCAGGACGGACCCACCGTCTTCCGCTGGGCCGTGTGGGACGGCGCCGAGGTGGCCAAGGAGGCTCTCGCTGCTTCCGGCATCGAGGCCGAGGATCTCGCTGCCTTCATCCCGCACCAGGCGAACATGCGCATCATCGACGAGCTCGCCAAGCAGCTGAAGCTCCCCGAATCCGTTGTCATCGCACGTGACATCGCCGACAACGGGAACACCTCGGCGGCGTCGATCCCACTGGCCACCGAACGGCTCCTGCGGGAACAGCCCGAACTCAGCGGCGGCCTCGCCCTGCAGATGGGCTTCGGCGCGGGCCTCGTCTACGGTGCTCAGGTCGTGCGCCTGCCCTGA
- a CDS encoding EAL domain-containing protein, which translates to MNAHQPMEGTTVVEAVPDDELELEELVRSGGIETFFAPVVDALTFQRVGHQILQAPTGSPELGRAESENLRHAMRVSTITGDIDASLRDSALRTAEGAGLPKSNRLFLHAEAESFATLEDRTGEPDRSVILQLDATRVASSPASVLRSVRSARAMGWGVGMSSVGADLRSTAFVPLVNPSVVGLHPDVLRIDCDSHLAELNRLLHAHLERTGAVILADGVETEDDLDRVRALGARFMSGPYFGEATKQPQAFSEPSEDALVSHYSRNLPALGTPYSISQGLRREPLVMNRELLVAQIAALEERALASGTATITLGVFGEDDEFSEATRLRYEKIRDTVGLTAMFSGGFDGPPIPGVRTGLVDASDPIRNEHGVVVVGPDWSGMVAASKRNDPGSDGQTVFDVYITTDRYTCVDAARSVLTRVAPLTATANLRA; encoded by the coding sequence ATGAACGCACATCAGCCCATGGAAGGAACCACAGTGGTCGAGGCCGTACCCGATGACGAGCTGGAGCTCGAGGAACTCGTGCGCTCGGGCGGGATAGAAACCTTTTTCGCCCCTGTCGTCGACGCACTGACTTTCCAGCGGGTCGGCCACCAGATTCTGCAGGCTCCCACGGGTTCCCCGGAGCTGGGTCGTGCCGAGTCAGAGAACCTGCGTCACGCCATGCGCGTCTCGACGATCACGGGTGATATCGACGCCTCTCTGCGTGACTCCGCGCTGCGCACGGCAGAAGGTGCCGGACTGCCGAAGTCGAACCGCCTGTTCCTCCATGCCGAAGCTGAGTCTTTTGCGACCCTCGAGGACCGTACCGGAGAACCCGACCGCTCGGTCATCCTCCAGCTCGACGCTACCCGGGTCGCCTCGTCCCCGGCCTCCGTGCTGCGCTCGGTGCGGTCGGCACGCGCCATGGGCTGGGGAGTGGGCATGTCTTCTGTGGGTGCCGACCTGCGCAGCACCGCCTTCGTCCCGCTGGTCAATCCTTCGGTGGTCGGACTCCACCCGGACGTTCTGCGCATCGACTGCGACTCTCATCTTGCCGAACTCAACCGTCTTCTCCACGCCCATCTCGAACGCACCGGTGCGGTCATCCTCGCCGACGGTGTCGAGACCGAAGACGATCTGGACCGTGTGCGTGCGCTCGGGGCGCGGTTCATGTCCGGACCCTACTTCGGTGAGGCCACGAAGCAGCCGCAGGCGTTCTCCGAGCCGAGCGAGGACGCCCTCGTCTCTCACTACTCTCGCAATCTGCCGGCACTGGGCACCCCGTATTCGATCTCTCAGGGACTGCGGCGGGAGCCTCTGGTGATGAACCGCGAACTGCTCGTCGCTCAGATCGCTGCCTTGGAAGAGCGCGCTCTGGCATCGGGTACCGCAACCATCACCCTCGGCGTGTTCGGGGAGGACGACGAATTCTCCGAGGCGACGCGACTCCGGTACGAGAAGATCCGGGACACTGTGGGGCTCACGGCGATGTTCTCCGGCGGCTTCGACGGACCGCCGATTCCCGGAGTGCGCACCGGACTCGTCGATGCGTCCGATCCCATCCGCAACGAACACGGCGTCGTTGTGGTCGGGCCGGACTGGTCGGGCATGGTTGCCGCGTCGAAGCGCAACGACCCGGGCAGCGACGGACAGACCGTCTTCGATGTCTACATCACGACCGACCGCTACACATGCGTCGACGCCGCACGCAGCGTTCTCACTCGCGTCGCACCTCTTACCGCAACAGCGAACCTGCGCGCCTGA
- the aceE gene encoding pyruvate dehydrogenase (acetyl-transferring), homodimeric type, giving the protein MDNRNQGGPILNGLPSQVPDIDPEETAEWLASLDGLIDEGGRTRARYVMLRMLERSRQKQIGVPSLTATDYVNTIGPENEPWFPGDEEVERRYRRWNRWNAAMLVHRAQRPGVEVGGHISTYASSATLYEVGLNHFFRGKDHPGGGDHIFYQGHASPGMYARAYLEGRMSAEQLDGFRQQQSHFIDGKPQGLPSYPHPHQLPDFWEHPTVSMGLGPMNAIAQAQFDKYLHNRGIKDTSQQQTWAFLGDGELDEPESRGMLHVAAFEELDNLNFVINCNLQRLDGPVRGNGKIMQELESYFRGAGWNVIKVVWGREWDALLAKDRDGALVNLMNATPDGDYQTYKGESGGFVRDNFFGRDPRTKAMVEDYSDEQIWNLKRGGHDYRKVFAAYKAAMEHTGQPTVILVKTVKGYSLGPHFEARNATHQMKKLTVDDLKLARDHFQIPISDKELEDNPKLPPYYHPGVDAPEIKYMQERRAELGGYSPERRSTHIDLKMPSDKAYQAGRRGSGKQEIATTMGFVRVLKDLMREKEFGHRIVPIIPDEARTFGMDSFFPTAKIYNPHGQNYISVDRDLFLAYKEATDGQLLHVGINEAGATAALTAVGTSYATHGEPMIPFYIFYSMFGFQRTGDFFWAAGDQMARGFVLGATAGRTTLVAEGLQHGDGHSHVLASTYPSVVSYDPAYSYEIAHIVKDGIQRMYDPADERDPDVLYYITMYNEPMVQPPEPEDLDVEGVLKGLYLLKKGPDNGGPKVQLMASGVGVPWVLEAQELLDQDWGVSADVWSVTSWTELRRDGLDAENERLKNPESEPRTPYVTEKMAETEGPVIATSDYMRAVPDQIRQYVPSHFTSLGTDGYGISDTRPAARRYYLVDGPSVVTQALISLADTGKISIDKAAEAAEKYQLNDVRAGNSGSTEGAGA; this is encoded by the coding sequence GTGGACAATCGGAATCAGGGCGGGCCCATCCTCAACGGGCTGCCCAGCCAGGTGCCCGACATCGACCCGGAGGAGACCGCCGAATGGCTGGCCTCCCTCGATGGCCTCATCGACGAGGGCGGTCGGACTCGAGCACGCTATGTCATGCTGCGCATGCTCGAGCGCTCTCGCCAGAAGCAGATCGGCGTGCCCAGCCTCACCGCCACCGACTACGTCAACACCATCGGCCCGGAGAACGAACCCTGGTTCCCCGGAGACGAAGAGGTCGAACGCCGCTACCGTCGCTGGAACCGCTGGAATGCCGCCATGCTCGTCCACCGCGCCCAGCGTCCCGGGGTCGAGGTCGGCGGCCACATCTCCACCTACGCCTCCTCGGCGACCCTCTACGAGGTCGGCCTCAATCACTTCTTCCGCGGCAAGGACCATCCAGGCGGCGGCGACCACATCTTCTATCAGGGCCATGCCTCCCCCGGCATGTATGCCCGTGCCTATCTCGAGGGCCGGATGAGCGCCGAACAGCTCGACGGCTTCCGCCAGCAGCAATCGCACTTCATCGACGGCAAGCCGCAGGGACTGCCGTCCTACCCCCACCCGCACCAGCTGCCCGACTTCTGGGAGCATCCGACGGTGTCGATGGGTCTGGGACCGATGAATGCGATCGCGCAGGCACAGTTCGACAAGTATCTGCACAATCGAGGGATCAAGGACACCTCCCAGCAGCAGACCTGGGCTTTCCTCGGTGACGGCGAGCTCGACGAGCCGGAGAGCCGCGGCATGCTCCACGTCGCTGCCTTCGAAGAGCTCGACAACCTCAATTTCGTCATCAACTGCAACCTGCAGCGTCTCGACGGACCCGTCCGCGGCAACGGCAAGATCATGCAGGAACTCGAGTCGTACTTCCGCGGTGCCGGCTGGAACGTCATCAAGGTCGTCTGGGGACGCGAGTGGGACGCGCTGCTGGCCAAGGACCGCGACGGCGCGCTCGTCAACCTCATGAATGCCACCCCCGACGGCGATTACCAGACCTACAAGGGTGAGTCCGGCGGCTTCGTGCGCGACAACTTCTTCGGCCGCGACCCGCGGACGAAGGCGATGGTCGAGGACTACAGCGACGAGCAGATCTGGAACCTCAAGCGCGGCGGGCATGACTACCGAAAGGTCTTCGCCGCCTACAAGGCCGCGATGGAGCACACCGGACAGCCCACCGTGATCCTCGTCAAGACGGTCAAGGGCTACTCGCTCGGACCGCACTTCGAGGCCCGCAACGCCACGCACCAGATGAAGAAGCTCACGGTCGACGATCTCAAGCTCGCCCGCGACCACTTCCAGATCCCGATCTCGGACAAGGAGCTCGAGGACAATCCGAAGCTGCCTCCGTACTACCACCCGGGCGTCGACGCACCCGAGATCAAGTACATGCAGGAGCGCCGCGCGGAGCTCGGCGGCTACTCCCCCGAGCGTCGGTCGACCCATATCGATCTCAAGATGCCCTCGGACAAGGCCTACCAGGCCGGTCGTCGTGGATCAGGCAAGCAGGAGATCGCCACCACGATGGGCTTCGTGCGCGTGCTCAAAGACCTCATGCGGGAGAAGGAGTTCGGCCACCGGATCGTGCCGATCATCCCCGATGAGGCTCGCACCTTCGGCATGGACTCGTTCTTCCCCACAGCGAAGATCTACAATCCGCACGGGCAGAACTACATCTCCGTCGACCGCGACCTGTTCCTCGCCTACAAGGAGGCCACGGACGGTCAACTGCTCCACGTCGGCATCAACGAGGCCGGGGCGACCGCGGCGCTGACTGCGGTCGGCACCTCGTATGCCACCCACGGTGAGCCGATGATCCCGTTCTACATCTTCTACTCGATGTTCGGCTTCCAACGCACCGGTGACTTCTTCTGGGCCGCCGGTGACCAGATGGCTCGCGGCTTCGTCCTCGGCGCCACCGCGGGACGCACCACTCTGGTGGCCGAGGGCCTCCAGCACGGCGACGGACATTCGCACGTGCTGGCGTCGACCTACCCGTCCGTGGTCTCCTATGACCCGGCCTACAGCTATGAGATCGCGCATATCGTCAAGGACGGCATCCAACGGATGTACGATCCCGCCGATGAGCGAGACCCTGACGTGCTCTACTACATCACGATGTACAACGAGCCCATGGTCCAGCCGCCCGAACCGGAGGATCTCGACGTCGAAGGCGTGCTCAAGGGTCTCTACCTCCTGAAGAAGGGACCAGACAACGGCGGGCCGAAGGTTCAGCTGATGGCCTCAGGTGTCGGTGTGCCGTGGGTGCTCGAGGCTCAGGAGCTGCTTGATCAGGACTGGGGCGTCTCGGCCGATGTGTGGTCGGTGACGTCGTGGACCGAGCTGCGCCGTGACGGACTCGACGCCGAGAACGAGCGTCTGAAGAACCCCGAATCCGAACCGCGGACTCCGTATGTCACCGAGAAGATGGCCGAGACCGAGGGCCCGGTCATTGCGACCTCGGATTATATGCGCGCAGTGCCGGATCAGATCCGTCAGTACGTGCCCAGCCACTTCACCTCGCTGGGGACCGACGGATACGGAATCTCGGACACCCGTCCCGCGGCACGTCGCTACTACCTGGTCGATGGTCCTTCCGTGGTCACGCAGGCGCTCATCTCGCTGGCCGATACCGGGAAGATCTCGATCGACAAGGCCGCCGAGGCGGCTGAGAAGTACCAGCTCAACGATGTCCGTGCCGGCAACTCGGGTTCAACCGAGGGAGCAGGCGCCTGA
- a CDS encoding ACP S-malonyltransferase, whose translation MLAITCPGQGAQKTGFLSSFLELDTFSAQIDELSTASGIDLRLHGTESDDETIKDTAVAQPLLVASAIACAAELGVSPAVVAGHSVGEIAAAQIAGIFTPADAMAFVKVRADGMAAAAAATPTGMSAVVGGQPEDVLAAIEAAGASPANVNGGGQTVAAGSLEALEALAENPPERARVIPLAVAGAFHTEFMAAATADLAAAASAMEVSDPVVSILSNSDGTAVEAGREYVDRLVKQVTNPVRWDLCQETLLSSGVTGMIELVPGGTLAGIARRAMKGVETFAIKSAADLDGAREFAAAHA comes from the coding sequence GTGCTTGCAATCACCTGTCCGGGCCAGGGAGCCCAGAAGACCGGTTTCCTGAGTTCGTTCCTCGAACTCGACACCTTCTCGGCACAGATCGACGAACTCTCGACAGCCTCGGGAATCGATCTGCGTCTGCACGGAACCGAATCCGATGACGAGACGATCAAGGACACTGCGGTGGCACAGCCTCTGCTCGTCGCCTCCGCCATCGCCTGCGCCGCCGAGCTCGGCGTCAGCCCTGCCGTCGTCGCCGGCCACTCCGTGGGTGAGATTGCGGCCGCACAGATCGCAGGCATCTTCACCCCGGCCGACGCCATGGCCTTCGTCAAGGTCCGTGCCGATGGAATGGCCGCCGCTGCCGCCGCCACTCCGACCGGCATGTCCGCCGTGGTCGGCGGCCAGCCCGAGGATGTTCTCGCCGCGATCGAGGCCGCCGGAGCCAGCCCTGCCAATGTCAACGGTGGGGGCCAGACCGTGGCCGCAGGCTCTCTCGAGGCGCTCGAGGCCCTGGCTGAGAACCCGCCTGAGCGGGCTCGGGTCATCCCGCTGGCAGTGGCCGGCGCCTTCCACACCGAGTTCATGGCTGCCGCCACCGCCGATCTCGCTGCCGCCGCCTCGGCGATGGAGGTCTCCGACCCTGTCGTCTCGATCCTCAGCAACTCCGACGGCACTGCGGTCGAGGCCGGTCGCGAGTATGTCGACCGTCTGGTCAAGCAGGTCACGAACCCGGTGCGCTGGGATCTGTGCCAGGAGACCCTGCTGAGCTCCGGCGTCACCGGAATGATCGAACTCGTCCCCGGCGGCACACTCGCCGGGATCGCTCGACGTGCCATGAAGGGCGTGGAGACATTCGCCATCAAGTCAGCCGCCGACCTCGACGGCGCGCGTGAGTTCGCGGCAGCCCACGCCTGA
- a CDS encoding MFS transporter codes for MTQTQKRILLIGLVPLFMSLLSVSSINVVLPSIAADIDASTSALQWVLTGYALSFGVVLVAAGRAGDVFGRGQLFVIGVGLFGLSSLVAGIAPDPLTLNISRVAMGLGSGFLNPQVVGLLQQYFQGPPRGRAFGLMGTTVGLSVAIGPVLGGALIAAFGSDLGWRATFLVNVPFAIASLILARVWLPAGAWRPAVDQDAKNSDGGKDLDPVGVILLGVGVLLILLPFVESSLGWFIWLSLPIGIGMVWVWARWERRYARLGRPPMVDLDLFRIRSFSNGSIIIALYFLGVTSVWVLVAMYMQQGLGHTALAAGMIGLPAALCSAVSADVSGRFVFQIGRRLVVWGIALCLVGLVATIAVVALLSQGIGSEWWMLLTLAFIGSAQGMVISPNQTLTLQEVPLRYAGSSGGVLQTGQRIGTSMGLAIMTALAFSITAVSNWHWGMMGAFVAIAVIVILAGIVGLIEVRRGGPRRA; via the coding sequence ATGACGCAGACGCAGAAGCGCATCCTCCTCATCGGCCTCGTTCCCCTCTTCATGTCCCTGCTGTCGGTGTCCAGCATCAACGTCGTCCTGCCCTCGATCGCTGCTGATATCGACGCTTCCACTTCGGCGCTGCAATGGGTGCTCACCGGTTATGCGCTGTCCTTCGGCGTGGTCCTCGTCGCCGCCGGACGTGCCGGAGACGTCTTCGGACGCGGACAGCTGTTCGTCATCGGAGTCGGTCTGTTCGGACTGTCCTCGCTGGTGGCCGGAATCGCCCCTGATCCGCTGACGCTCAACATCTCCCGAGTGGCCATGGGGCTTGGCTCCGGATTCCTCAACCCGCAGGTCGTGGGTCTGCTGCAGCAGTACTTCCAGGGGCCGCCGCGCGGTCGTGCATTCGGGCTGATGGGCACCACCGTCGGTTTGTCAGTGGCTATCGGCCCTGTGCTCGGCGGTGCCCTCATCGCGGCCTTCGGCAGCGACCTCGGCTGGAGAGCGACCTTCCTGGTCAATGTTCCCTTCGCCATCGCCTCCCTCATTCTCGCCCGGGTCTGGCTGCCTGCCGGCGCATGGCGACCTGCCGTCGACCAGGACGCGAAGAACTCCGACGGCGGCAAGGATCTCGACCCTGTGGGGGTCATCCTCCTCGGCGTCGGCGTCCTCCTGATCCTCCTGCCGTTCGTCGAATCATCGCTGGGCTGGTTCATCTGGCTGTCCCTGCCGATCGGCATCGGCATGGTCTGGGTGTGGGCCCGGTGGGAACGTCGGTACGCGCGTCTGGGCCGTCCCCCGATGGTCGATCTCGATCTCTTCCGCATCCGCAGCTTCAGCAACGGTTCGATCATCATCGCCCTCTACTTCCTCGGCGTCACCAGCGTCTGGGTCCTCGTCGCCATGTACATGCAGCAGGGGCTGGGACACACCGCCTTGGCCGCGGGAATGATCGGTCTGCCTGCCGCGCTGTGCTCGGCGGTCTCAGCCGATGTGTCCGGACGGTTCGTCTTCCAGATCGGACGCCGCCTCGTTGTCTGGGGGATCGCGCTGTGCCTCGTCGGTCTGGTGGCCACGATCGCCGTCGTCGCGCTGCTGTCCCAGGGCATCGGCAGCGAGTGGTGGATGCTGCTGACCCTGGCGTTCATCGGCTCCGCGCAGGGCATGGTCATCAGCCCCAATCAGACTCTCACCCTGCAGGAGGTCCCCCTGAGGTACGCCGGGTCCTCGGGAGGAGTGCTCCAGACCGGGCAGCGCATCGGCACTTCGATGGGGCTGGCGATCATGACCGCGCTGGCGTTCTCGATCACCGCGGTGAGCAATTGGCATTGGGGGATGATGGGGGCGTTCGTCGCGATCGCCGTCATCGTCATCCTCGCCGGTATCGTCGGTCTCATCGAGGTTCGCCGAGGCGGCCCCCGCCGGGCTTGA
- a CDS encoding DUF3145 domain-containing protein, producing the protein MTQGVLFVHSAPRALCPHIEWAAGGAIGAQARFDWTPQPAAPGLVRAEVCWRAPAGSGARIASALRGWDSLRYEVTEEPSAGVDGGRWSHTPDLGIYHAVTDTAGNILVPEDRIRSVMERAAGDPTKFSSEMASALGEAWDEELDAFRHAGEGAPVRWLTKVG; encoded by the coding sequence ATGACTCAGGGCGTACTCTTCGTCCACTCAGCACCTCGTGCGCTGTGCCCTCACATCGAGTGGGCAGCGGGCGGGGCCATCGGCGCACAGGCACGCTTCGACTGGACACCCCAGCCGGCAGCACCAGGCCTCGTGCGCGCAGAAGTCTGCTGGCGCGCGCCCGCAGGCTCCGGAGCTCGCATCGCATCCGCACTGCGCGGCTGGGATTCGCTCCGCTATGAAGTCACCGAGGAGCCCTCGGCCGGAGTCGACGGCGGTCGATGGAGCCACACACCCGATCTGGGCATCTACCACGCTGTCACCGATACGGCCGGCAATATCCTCGTCCCTGAGGACCGCATTCGCTCCGTGATGGAACGCGCTGCCGGGGACCCGACGAAGTTCTCCTCGGAGATGGCGAGCGCCCTCGGTGAGGCGTGGGACGAGGAACTCGACGCGTTCCGCCACGCAGGTGAAGGCGCACCGGTGCGCTGGCTGACGAAGGTCGGCTGA
- a CDS encoding acyl carrier protein — translation MAFTEAEVLAGLAEIVNEETGLAVEAVEADKSFTDDLDIDSISMMTIVVNAEKKFGVKIPDDDVKDLVTVQDAVDYINKAQEA, via the coding sequence ATGGCATTCACCGAAGCTGAAGTCCTCGCTGGGCTGGCAGAGATCGTCAACGAAGAGACCGGCCTGGCTGTCGAAGCAGTCGAAGCCGACAAGTCGTTCACCGATGACCTCGACATCGACTCCATCTCGATGATGACCATCGTCGTCAACGCTGAGAAGAAGTTCGGCGTGAAGATCCCCGATGACGACGTCAAGGACCTCGTCACCGTTCAGGACGCTGTCGACTACATCAACAAGGCTCAGGAAGCCTGA